One Archangium lipolyticum genomic region harbors:
- a CDS encoding SpvB/TcaC N-terminal domain-containing protein, whose product MSIPPNGILASLKIFTTAALMLVASVSCQGSEDSLPTGQSGESTARRLPPRKLEASTDPGAWALFDRDTAIGWRPPANEGHANVTASLDGNEEVAALKVFGPSPYRLSVLDSLGQRVSGPHELKALANGWTTFPLQMPQRMSRITLRFEPTNESGAVVPEVEFWGTSAVLPLAWEPTMAPDDEVLPAGLADVLPTTPEAQSLSREPASGVSGCATFSFELARHPGAYRRAWLRYHTEGVFRPLVLTRVINGGPVTRGFWVPPATDASGVQSTFVHPIDAELLRFGRNQVEFCLPSEAHGTVKLDGVELVAELEHGSNVIESISIAPFDAIPTQGAMALLREGGGAVPVAAGQELVVAFERLISPDVVHIAAGAGVTWSLRCVDTGAVAHDLPASLVADTTGMTTYAISDAGSARCAGLRLRPSADTSVTRLRVFGSGAARRIDFPSIMLASAREHFGHEAWVDGWARAPGQTSGGVRVSIDGRETDTTTGVFASILRRTTKPDEQWPVTITARLADGSTFTRQFVLDHDAGLMPGATSRGPVLDDGLTQEERRTRYGEVGQSAEAEVSPGQAKRIELGTRVSVEIPATAMKGRKRVSLKQLDAAQLPPLDPGLINVTAPFRRAYEFQPHGENFDDALKVSLPYQPTLLPPGYVPEDIQTFYYDETLKRWEPLARAGVVREREVVESLTDHFTIMINALVVTPEHPQLASFDPNRLKGIKAATPAAGIQLIQPPQASSSGDAVLSYPLELPPGRLGVQPSLALGYNSARGNGWMGLGWDIGLSAIEAETRWGVPRYDAALETETYLLDGAQLSPTAHRSQPRPRATGATVFHPRIEGSFQRIIRHGNGPSRYWWEVTDRKGTRYFYGGTPETGRQSAACLMDDAGNVFRWALREIRDTHGNRVRFDYDTVTWSAPGQVPGRDLYLSSAHYTLRVGEDTAPYRVVFLRELGRPDLIVSGRGGFKQVTSERLSRIEVHYRQTLVRAWQLEYDPGPFGKSRLKTLTQFGVNNRPFPGNVHAFEYFDEVTETGSVYRGFEPERLWNAGAEKPDVGLALPDGFYNSIGEADPSALGGSRTRSFGGHLYVGVGFGMTKNISVGAKVGRRSDDTKGGVALADIDGDGLADRVFRSASGGFFFNRNQSGPIGLPGFAASALPVEGLPALSHERSIMRLSVGPEVYFTPGQFHANLAFSSAEQDTYLSDVNADGLVDLVQGSTVYFNWRRADGLPRFVPGDSSGTPVRIGASVVAPGALPTSFEDPKFEAELDRHAPPVDVVRSWQAPYPGRVRVSGTVRLSQAQRSGGDGLRASIEHEGSQLWTHVFKATETQAQNPSVEVDVAAGERILFRLHALENEWDDRVQWSPIIEYLGVTPGKDENLLDIHRFDATAEFALAGRAGTGMNVPYAGTLQVSGRLTKLRETSDDVAVMLMVDGKPAFTQVLPASSRSTLDLDRTITVQARSFVSLRIHSDSPIDLTALAFEPISSTDGSVKHGPWIRYTSARDEDGRALPVVDHQGKPIFDIPLVYDMTAYSRRTPESLAPSFVPSISRTIPVAAKIEADGTTFKGTVTFTAKSQGRLLGKKQVTIDDDDSYTVTLDVPVEADEPVFFSFSVSTPELFDAIRTSVFSGLTPLPFIRYGVAQPGRLSHGYRGWSYGGYNGGEERGDQPIPPGELDKPPAFDGSETINEQTAPDMGRRFSQEGMQSFPFLPLPDTMPCRYTVEDPFECSPVRGGHWQGPHELIYVTATEMSTSRLGGPLMRLPKPAQVAGAAAVPRISRSNNTALGGGAGPASFSQSNGESLGLLDFVDMNGDGFPDVVSPGRIQYTSPLGSLAELRDVPSRELRITSTESSTFGIGGNISSAIATARGLMGGGAEKTGGGSASTQQMQPVGFSLSLGASKGDASSEADLMDVNGDGLPDRVWKGAGTLEVALNLGYRFAAREPWGQAVIHEGVTQEKNAGASFSFNDGIYGFGGGINGSNSQSGSGSRGGSWCGGSLLDVNGDGLLDCAEQAGDGLRVWFNQGHRITAAPVSWRGGIGGKDITENQSTTLGGGAYFTISIPILAVSLIINPGADFGESVGRPTVSIQDIDGDGHPDQLVSDNPHEIKVARNRTGRTDLLRHVKRPLGAEFWLDYARTGNTQDMPQSRWALSEVKVYDGQADSAELGQVTDYSLQRIRYEGGRYDRYEREFYGFARVEVDTLDTRGWNGVSSASTLPVYRRQELEFRNHGYHERGLLAASRTKGGDGSIFERTTYQYELRDIESGQVLTPEQAARTEAVFPAQVEEHHYQHEGAPDAFIHTFTTQDYDTYGNVIALHDAGGPGSSDDYQAEIQYTGRLSTCRAHHIVGVADRIIVRDAAGTLLRKREASVDCASGTGNVRQIRVSLDSNTVASTELAYDTDGNLKSVIAPPNHNGQRYELRYTYDDEVRTHVVRIDDSFGYYSTAGYDLRFGAPESEIDINGNPVLTTYDDFGRIARVLGPYEIERGLDYTIRFTYRPDAVVPYATTANMDVFRNVADPIETVTFVDGLGRDIQTKKDATLHRGVDAAAQDAMIVSGRTHLDPWGRVVARWYPTEEPKSAARNLTFTRPVDTSAPPTRVTYDLLDRELQIVAPDDARTQKSYALAPALSGGGLWALTTTLDAENNRRDALRDARENIRAVVEYLDGRGITTRYEYDPLKQIRRVLDAAGNLTRSEYDLAGRRTNVIHPDSGHTQLTYDAAGNVIRRITANLRREGGAIEYRYDFTHLIGIRYPHYQDNDVTYAWGGASLRGQGGNRVGRIVRVDDNSGFEERRYGALGETVYERRSIDSHTMGNSSNSPEIYVTRYLYDTWGRLQQMVYPDTEVLTYAYDSGGQIRAAESVKLGVHFPYVTRLEYDRFDQREFLQTGNGIRTHYDYDARSRRLSTLAAGEFQRFTYKFDKVGNITSLVNDVQHARPNEYGGRVEQSFVYDDLYRLTNATGTWFQPPGKRNEYSYALQYNDIHNIRSKNQQHWIRNRSDSKPIPQHKTTYAWNYDYGSAKPHAATHIGDRTFFYDDNGNQTGWDDDRNGQRRTIVWDEENRVRSISDNGRTTRFVYDDGGDRIIKTGAQGETVYVNDKWTVRNRSVGTKHVYVGTTRIASKLSPGDAHVRPDEHDLVSMMLGKWWEHRSANGHQNGRNVEKNPHYEVPSEMPDDGMPDTNFLYFYHPDHIGSTSYVTDVDGELYEHMQYFPSGEPWVDQRSNTERLPFLFSGKELDQETGLSYFGARYYDPRTGLWASADPAATSYLDGAGVGGVYSPINLATYTYTAHNPLRFVDPDGRSWLDWVQGSLDVASIALDATGVGAAVSWVPDVINAGISAGRGDLVGAGMSLGAALPGVGNAANVARLARQGVKAADAATTVVTTAKAADNVIDAAKTGPGKFTVGAYDDIRGTVPGMDAHHVGQKAVMGDLIPGYDPGKAPAILVPKIGHTIRGPNGIISRSTEGFSNARQVVARDIMELRRVYPDIPKSALREIIDMNKSMYPGAMTKQ is encoded by the coding sequence ATGTCCATTCCCCCAAATGGAATTCTCGCATCACTCAAAATCTTCACCACCGCGGCACTGATGCTGGTGGCTTCCGTGTCTTGCCAGGGCAGTGAGGACTCCCTTCCCACTGGACAGTCGGGAGAGAGCACTGCGCGTCGGCTCCCCCCCCGGAAGCTGGAAGCCAGCACGGACCCTGGAGCCTGGGCGCTCTTCGATCGCGACACCGCCATCGGCTGGAGACCCCCCGCCAACGAGGGGCACGCGAATGTGACGGCCTCGTTGGACGGAAACGAGGAAGTCGCCGCACTCAAGGTGTTCGGCCCGAGCCCCTACCGTCTCTCGGTGCTTGACTCCCTGGGCCAGCGCGTCTCGGGCCCTCACGAACTGAAGGCCCTGGCGAACGGATGGACGACGTTCCCACTGCAGATGCCGCAGCGGATGTCGCGCATCACCCTGAGGTTCGAGCCCACGAACGAGAGCGGAGCGGTGGTGCCCGAGGTGGAATTCTGGGGCACTTCGGCGGTGCTGCCGCTCGCGTGGGAGCCGACCATGGCGCCCGACGACGAGGTGCTCCCTGCGGGGCTCGCCGACGTGTTGCCCACGACACCTGAAGCCCAAAGTCTCAGCCGCGAGCCGGCTAGCGGCGTCTCCGGCTGCGCCACGTTCTCGTTCGAGCTCGCGCGCCATCCCGGTGCATACCGGCGTGCCTGGCTGCGTTATCACACCGAGGGAGTGTTCCGCCCACTGGTCCTGACACGCGTCATCAATGGGGGGCCGGTAACGCGCGGCTTCTGGGTGCCGCCCGCCACCGACGCCTCGGGAGTACAGAGCACATTCGTCCATCCCATTGATGCCGAGCTCCTGCGCTTTGGGCGCAACCAGGTTGAGTTCTGCCTGCCCAGCGAGGCCCACGGCACGGTCAAGCTCGATGGGGTCGAGCTCGTGGCTGAGCTGGAGCACGGCAGCAACGTCATCGAGTCCATTTCCATCGCACCCTTCGATGCCATTCCCACGCAAGGTGCGATGGCTCTGCTTCGCGAGGGCGGAGGAGCCGTGCCAGTCGCGGCAGGCCAGGAGCTCGTCGTCGCCTTCGAGCGGTTGATCTCCCCGGATGTGGTGCACATCGCGGCGGGGGCGGGGGTGACCTGGTCTCTGCGCTGCGTGGACACTGGCGCGGTAGCGCATGACCTGCCGGCCTCGCTCGTCGCGGACACCACGGGCATGACCACGTATGCCATCAGCGATGCGGGCAGTGCGCGCTGTGCCGGACTCCGGTTGCGCCCCTCGGCGGATACCTCCGTCACTCGCCTGCGTGTGTTTGGCTCGGGCGCGGCTCGCCGCATCGACTTCCCAAGCATCATGCTCGCGTCGGCCCGCGAGCACTTCGGTCACGAAGCCTGGGTGGATGGTTGGGCTCGAGCGCCTGGACAGACGAGTGGCGGCGTGCGCGTGAGCATCGACGGCCGGGAGACCGACACCACCACGGGCGTGTTCGCCTCCATACTCCGGCGCACCACCAAACCCGATGAGCAGTGGCCGGTGACCATTACCGCCCGCCTGGCCGATGGCAGCACCTTCACGCGTCAGTTCGTGCTCGACCACGACGCAGGCCTCATGCCGGGTGCCACCTCCCGGGGCCCTGTGCTCGACGACGGCCTCACCCAGGAGGAGCGCCGCACCCGCTATGGAGAGGTGGGGCAGAGCGCCGAGGCCGAAGTCTCACCAGGCCAGGCGAAGCGCATCGAGCTCGGCACCCGTGTCTCGGTCGAGATTCCAGCGACCGCCATGAAAGGCCGCAAGCGTGTGTCGCTCAAGCAGCTCGACGCCGCCCAGCTCCCGCCACTGGATCCCGGCCTCATCAATGTCACCGCGCCCTTCCGGCGCGCCTACGAATTCCAGCCGCACGGCGAAAACTTCGATGACGCCCTGAAGGTCTCGCTGCCCTACCAGCCTACGCTGCTGCCACCGGGCTATGTGCCCGAGGACATCCAGACCTTCTACTATGACGAGACCTTGAAGCGTTGGGAGCCACTCGCCCGCGCCGGGGTGGTGCGAGAGCGGGAAGTGGTCGAGAGCCTCACCGACCATTTCACCATCATGATCAACGCGCTCGTGGTGACACCCGAGCACCCGCAGCTCGCCTCGTTCGATCCCAACCGTCTCAAGGGCATCAAGGCGGCCACCCCTGCCGCAGGCATCCAGCTCATCCAACCACCGCAGGCGAGCTCCAGCGGTGATGCGGTGCTGAGCTACCCGCTGGAGCTTCCCCCTGGTCGCCTCGGCGTCCAGCCCTCGTTGGCACTGGGTTACAACTCCGCGCGTGGTAACGGCTGGATGGGGCTCGGCTGGGACATCGGCCTGTCGGCCATCGAGGCCGAGACCCGTTGGGGTGTTCCCCGCTACGACGCCGCACTCGAGACCGAGACCTACCTCCTCGATGGCGCCCAGCTCTCCCCCACCGCGCACCGGAGCCAGCCACGCCCGCGCGCCACGGGCGCCACGGTGTTCCACCCCCGCATCGAGGGCTCGTTCCAGCGCATCATTCGTCATGGCAACGGCCCCAGCCGTTATTGGTGGGAGGTCACCGACCGCAAGGGCACGCGCTACTTCTACGGCGGTACGCCCGAGACCGGCAGGCAGTCCGCCGCCTGCCTGATGGACGATGCCGGCAATGTCTTCCGCTGGGCTCTGCGTGAGATCCGCGACACGCACGGCAACCGCGTGCGCTTCGACTACGACACGGTCACATGGAGCGCGCCGGGGCAGGTGCCCGGCCGAGACCTCTACCTGTCCTCGGCGCACTACACCCTGCGCGTGGGCGAGGACACGGCACCGTACCGCGTGGTCTTCCTGCGCGAGCTCGGCCGACCGGATCTGATCGTGAGCGGTCGCGGTGGCTTCAAGCAGGTCACCAGCGAGCGCCTGAGCCGTATCGAGGTCCACTACCGACAGACGCTCGTGCGCGCCTGGCAGCTCGAGTACGACCCGGGGCCCTTTGGGAAGAGCCGGCTGAAGACGCTCACCCAGTTCGGCGTGAACAACCGGCCATTCCCCGGCAACGTGCACGCCTTCGAGTACTTCGATGAAGTCACCGAGACAGGCAGCGTCTACCGCGGCTTCGAGCCGGAGAGACTGTGGAACGCGGGTGCGGAGAAACCCGATGTCGGGCTCGCGCTGCCGGACGGGTTCTACAACTCCATCGGAGAGGCCGACCCCAGCGCCCTCGGCGGCTCGCGGACGCGGTCGTTCGGAGGCCACCTGTACGTCGGTGTCGGCTTCGGCATGACCAAGAACATCTCGGTTGGCGCCAAGGTCGGCCGACGGTCCGACGATACCAAGGGCGGAGTCGCCCTCGCAGACATCGATGGTGACGGCCTGGCCGACCGCGTGTTCCGTAGCGCGAGCGGTGGTTTCTTCTTCAACCGCAACCAGTCCGGGCCCATTGGCCTCCCGGGCTTCGCAGCCTCGGCCCTCCCCGTCGAGGGGCTTCCCGCGCTCTCTCATGAGCGCTCGATCATGCGCTTGTCCGTTGGCCCCGAGGTGTACTTCACGCCGGGCCAATTCCACGCGAACCTGGCCTTCTCATCCGCCGAACAGGACACCTACCTGTCCGACGTCAATGCCGACGGTCTGGTGGACCTGGTGCAAGGATCCACGGTTTACTTCAATTGGCGGCGAGCGGATGGCCTGCCCCGGTTCGTTCCTGGAGACAGCAGTGGCACTCCGGTGCGTATCGGCGCGAGTGTCGTCGCTCCCGGCGCGCTGCCCACATCATTCGAGGACCCCAAGTTCGAAGCCGAGCTCGACCGCCATGCTCCTCCCGTGGATGTGGTCCGGAGCTGGCAGGCCCCCTACCCTGGACGAGTGCGCGTCTCTGGCACGGTGCGGCTGAGCCAGGCCCAGCGCTCTGGCGGGGATGGTCTCCGGGCGTCCATCGAGCACGAGGGCTCGCAGCTCTGGACGCATGTCTTCAAGGCCACCGAGACCCAGGCTCAGAATCCCAGCGTGGAGGTCGATGTCGCCGCTGGCGAGCGCATCCTCTTCCGGCTCCATGCACTGGAGAACGAGTGGGACGATCGGGTGCAGTGGAGCCCGATCATCGAATACCTGGGGGTCACTCCGGGTAAGGACGAGAACCTCCTCGACATCCACCGCTTCGACGCCACGGCGGAGTTCGCGCTCGCCGGGCGCGCCGGCACGGGGATGAATGTCCCCTATGCCGGTACCCTGCAGGTGTCGGGCCGGCTCACCAAGCTGCGCGAGACGTCCGATGACGTCGCCGTCATGCTCATGGTCGACGGCAAACCGGCTTTCACGCAGGTACTCCCCGCCTCGTCCCGAAGCACCCTCGACCTCGATCGGACGATCACGGTCCAGGCTCGGAGTTTCGTCTCGCTTCGTATCCACTCGGACTCACCCATCGATCTGACAGCGCTGGCCTTCGAGCCCATCAGCAGCACGGACGGTAGCGTCAAGCACGGCCCGTGGATCCGCTACACGAGTGCACGAGACGAGGACGGCCGGGCCCTGCCCGTCGTGGATCACCAAGGGAAGCCGATCTTCGACATTCCCCTGGTCTACGACATGACCGCGTATTCGCGGCGCACGCCGGAGAGCCTGGCTCCCTCCTTCGTACCATCGATCAGCCGGACCATTCCCGTCGCGGCGAAAATCGAGGCGGACGGTACGACCTTCAAGGGCACGGTCACCTTCACCGCGAAGAGCCAGGGACGCCTGCTCGGTAAAAAGCAGGTCACCATCGATGATGACGATAGCTATACGGTGACCCTGGATGTGCCGGTGGAGGCCGATGAGCCGGTCTTCTTCTCCTTCTCCGTGAGTACCCCGGAGCTGTTCGACGCCATCCGGACGTCGGTCTTCAGCGGCCTCACTCCCCTCCCGTTCATCCGCTACGGCGTGGCGCAACCGGGCCGGCTCTCGCACGGCTATCGTGGCTGGTCCTACGGTGGTTACAACGGTGGCGAGGAGCGGGGAGATCAGCCCATTCCGCCCGGCGAGCTCGACAAGCCGCCCGCCTTCGACGGCAGCGAGACGATCAATGAACAAACGGCCCCCGACATGGGCCGCCGGTTCTCCCAGGAAGGCATGCAATCGTTCCCGTTCCTGCCCTTGCCCGACACGATGCCCTGCCGCTACACCGTGGAGGATCCCTTCGAGTGCAGCCCGGTGCGAGGTGGGCACTGGCAGGGTCCTCATGAGCTCATCTATGTGACCGCGACCGAGATGTCGACCAGCCGGCTCGGAGGTCCATTGATGCGGCTCCCGAAGCCAGCCCAGGTCGCCGGGGCCGCAGCCGTGCCCCGTATTTCCCGCTCGAACAACACGGCCCTGGGTGGCGGCGCCGGTCCCGCCTCCTTCTCTCAATCCAACGGGGAGTCGCTCGGCCTGCTCGACTTCGTCGACATGAACGGCGACGGCTTCCCCGACGTGGTGTCGCCGGGGCGCATCCAGTACACGTCCCCTCTGGGAAGCCTCGCCGAGCTGCGTGATGTGCCGAGCCGCGAGCTGCGAATCACCAGCACCGAGAGCTCAACGTTTGGCATTGGCGGCAACATCTCCAGTGCAATCGCCACCGCGCGCGGCCTGATGGGTGGCGGTGCCGAGAAAACCGGTGGCGGTTCCGCGAGCACCCAGCAGATGCAGCCGGTCGGTTTCTCCCTGAGCCTGGGCGCCAGCAAGGGTGACGCCTCGTCCGAGGCCGACCTCATGGACGTCAACGGCGACGGCCTTCCCGACCGGGTGTGGAAGGGGGCTGGGACGCTGGAGGTGGCGCTCAATCTAGGCTACCGGTTCGCGGCTCGCGAACCCTGGGGCCAGGCGGTCATCCACGAGGGTGTCACCCAGGAAAAGAACGCCGGAGCCTCCTTCAGCTTCAACGATGGCATCTACGGCTTCGGTGGAGGCATCAACGGAAGCAACAGCCAGTCCGGTAGCGGCTCCCGCGGGGGCTCCTGGTGTGGTGGCTCCCTGCTCGATGTCAACGGCGATGGTTTGCTCGATTGCGCCGAGCAGGCGGGCGATGGGCTGCGGGTGTGGTTCAACCAGGGCCATCGCATCACCGCAGCCCCGGTGAGCTGGCGAGGTGGCATTGGCGGCAAGGACATCACCGAGAACCAGTCGACCACCCTGGGAGGCGGTGCCTATTTCACCATCAGCATTCCTATTCTCGCTGTCAGCCTCATCATCAACCCGGGCGCGGACTTTGGCGAATCGGTCGGTCGGCCCACGGTTTCCATCCAGGACATCGACGGCGACGGGCATCCTGATCAACTCGTTTCCGACAACCCTCACGAGATCAAGGTGGCGCGCAACCGCACGGGCCGCACCGACCTCCTGCGCCACGTGAAGCGTCCGCTCGGAGCGGAGTTCTGGCTCGACTACGCGCGCACCGGCAACACCCAGGACATGCCGCAGAGCCGCTGGGCCTTGAGCGAGGTCAAGGTCTACGACGGCCAGGCAGACTCGGCTGAGCTCGGACAGGTCACCGACTACTCGCTGCAGCGCATTCGTTATGAGGGGGGGCGCTACGACCGGTACGAGCGTGAGTTCTACGGCTTCGCCCGGGTCGAGGTCGACACGCTGGATACCCGCGGCTGGAATGGCGTCTCGTCCGCGAGCACGCTGCCGGTCTACCGCCGCCAGGAGCTCGAGTTCCGCAACCACGGCTATCACGAGCGCGGTCTCCTGGCAGCGTCGAGGACGAAGGGCGGTGATGGCTCCATCTTCGAGCGCACCACCTACCAGTACGAGCTTCGTGACATCGAGAGCGGCCAGGTGCTGACGCCCGAGCAGGCGGCGCGCACCGAGGCGGTCTTCCCGGCGCAGGTGGAGGAGCACCACTACCAGCACGAGGGAGCTCCCGACGCGTTCATCCACACCTTCACCACCCAGGACTACGACACCTACGGCAACGTCATCGCACTTCATGACGCGGGCGGGCCAGGCTCGAGTGACGATTATCAGGCGGAGATCCAATACACAGGCAGGCTCTCTACCTGCCGCGCACACCACATCGTGGGCGTGGCGGACCGCATCATCGTGCGGGACGCGGCTGGCACGCTCCTGCGCAAGCGGGAGGCCAGCGTGGACTGTGCCAGTGGCACGGGCAACGTGCGCCAGATCCGCGTGTCCCTCGACAGCAACACGGTCGCATCCACGGAGCTCGCCTACGACACCGATGGCAACCTGAAGAGCGTCATCGCGCCGCCCAACCACAACGGCCAGCGCTATGAGCTCCGCTATACCTATGACGACGAAGTGCGGACCCACGTGGTTCGCATCGATGACAGCTTTGGCTACTACTCCACGGCCGGGTACGACCTGCGCTTCGGTGCGCCCGAGAGCGAGATCGACATCAATGGGAACCCAGTACTCACCACATACGACGACTTCGGACGCATCGCTCGTGTCCTTGGTCCGTATGAAATAGAGCGCGGGCTCGACTACACCATCCGTTTCACGTACCGGCCCGATGCCGTGGTGCCCTACGCCACCACCGCGAACATGGATGTATTCCGCAATGTGGCCGACCCGATCGAGACGGTGACCTTCGTGGATGGCCTCGGCCGGGACATCCAGACGAAAAAGGATGCCACCCTGCACCGCGGGGTCGATGCCGCGGCCCAGGACGCCATGATCGTGTCGGGCCGCACGCACCTCGATCCGTGGGGCCGGGTGGTCGCGCGGTGGTATCCAACCGAGGAGCCCAAGAGCGCGGCACGCAATCTGACGTTCACCCGGCCCGTGGACACCAGCGCGCCGCCCACGCGCGTCACCTACGACCTGCTCGACCGCGAGCTCCAGATCGTGGCGCCCGATGACGCGCGGACTCAGAAGTCCTATGCGCTGGCACCAGCGCTCTCGGGTGGAGGCCTGTGGGCGCTTACCACCACGCTCGACGCTGAGAACAACCGCCGCGATGCGTTGCGTGATGCGCGCGAGAACATCCGCGCCGTGGTCGAGTACCTCGACGGACGGGGGATCACCACACGCTACGAGTACGATCCGCTCAAGCAGATCCGGCGCGTGCTCGACGCGGCCGGCAATCTCACGCGGTCGGAGTACGACTTGGCCGGTCGGCGAACCAACGTGATCCATCCCGACAGTGGGCACACTCAGTTGACCTACGACGCAGCGGGCAATGTCATCCGGCGAATCACAGCCAACCTGCGGCGTGAAGGTGGAGCGATTGAATACCGGTACGACTTCACGCACCTGATCGGGATCCGCTATCCGCACTACCAGGACAACGACGTGACCTATGCCTGGGGCGGGGCCTCACTGCGTGGTCAAGGTGGGAATCGCGTGGGCCGTATCGTGCGCGTAGACGACAACAGTGGCTTCGAGGAGCGGCGTTACGGCGCACTCGGTGAGACGGTCTACGAGCGTCGCAGCATCGACAGCCACACCATGGGCAACAGTTCCAATAGCCCAGAGATCTACGTGACGCGGTATCTCTACGACACCTGGGGACGGCTTCAGCAGATGGTCTACCCGGATACCGAGGTGCTCACGTATGCGTACGACTCGGGTGGGCAGATCCGTGCGGCCGAAAGCGTGAAGCTGGGAGTGCATTTCCCGTACGTGACTCGGCTGGAGTACGATCGGTTCGATCAGCGCGAGTTCCTTCAGACCGGAAACGGCATCCGCACGCACTACGACTACGATGCGCGCAGCCGGCGGCTCTCCACTCTGGCAGCCGGAGAGTTCCAACGTTTCACGTATAAATTTGACAAGGTTGGCAACATCACCAGCCTGGTCAACGACGTCCAACATGCGCGACCAAACGAGTACGGCGGACGGGTCGAGCAGAGCTTCGTCTACGATGATCTGTACCGGCTGACCAACGCGACCGGCACATGGTTCCAGCCCCCGGGGAAGCGCAACGAGTACTCGTACGCGCTGCAGTACAACGATATCCACAACATCAGGTCCAAGAACCAGCAGCACTGGATCCGCAATCGCAGTGACAGCAAGCCCATTCCGCAGCACAAGACCACCTATGCGTGGAATTACGATTACGGATCCGCCAAGCCGCATGCGGCGACGCACATTGGCGACCGAACGTTCTTCTATGATGACAACGGGAACCAGACGGGCTGGGACGATGATCGCAATGGGCAGCGGCGAACGATCGTCTGGGACGAGGAGAATCGCGTCCGATCGATCTCCGATAATGGGCGGACCACGCGCTTCGTGTATGACGATGGTGGAGACCGGATCATCAAGACGGGCGCGCAAGGCGAGACCGTCTATGTGAATGACAAGTGGACCGTGCGGAACCGGTCCGTGGGGACCAAGCACGTCTATGTCGGCACGACGCGCATTGCCTCCAAGCTCTCACCAGGTGATGCGCACGTGCGGCCAGATGAGCATGACCTGGTCTCCATGATGCTCGGAAAGTGGTGGGAGCATCGCTCGGCAAACGGCCACCAGAATGGCCGCAACGTGGAGAAGAATCCACATTACGAAGTGCCGAGCGAGATGCCGGATGATGGAATGCCAGATACAAACTTCCTGTATTTCTATCATCCCGATCATATCGGCAGTACGAGCTACGTGACCGATGTGGACGGAGAGCTGTATGAGCACATGCAGTACTTCCCGTCCGGTGAGCCATGGGTGGATCAGAGGTCAAACACCGAGCGACTGCCGTTTCTGTTCAGCGGCAAGGAACTCGATCAGGAGACCGGGCTCTCTTATTTCGGAGCACGCTACTACGACCCACGAACCGGGCTCTGGGCGAGTGCTGACCCAGCAGCGACGAGTTATCTCGATGGGGCTGGTGTTGGTGGTGTGTATAGCCCGATCAACCTGGCGACTTACACATACACGGCACATAACCCACTCAGATTCGTGGACCCGGATGGCCGCTCCTGGCTGGATTGGGTTCAAGGCTCGCTGGATGTCGCGTCTATCGCCCTGGATGCCACTGGAGTTGGAGCTGCGGTAAGTTGGGTTCCTGATGTCATCAACGCCGGAATCTCCGCTGGCCGGGGAGATCTGGTAGGGGCAGGAATGTCATTGGGGGCAGCACTCCCCGGTGTGGGTAACGCCGCAAATGTCGCCCGTCTCGCAAGGCAGGGAGTCAAGGCCGCAGATGCGGCCACGACAGTCGTAACGACTGCGAAAGCGGCCGATAACGTCATTGATGCCGCAAAGACGGGACCCGGGAAATTTACTGTTGGGGCTTATGATGACATCAGAGGCACAGTCCCAGGCATGGATGCTCACCATGTGGGCCAGAAGGCGGTGATGGGTGACCTCATACCTGGGTACGATCCTGGAAAGGCTCCCGCGATCCTGGTTCCCAAGATCGGCCATACGATCAGAGGACCAAACGGGATCATTTCCAGGAGTACGGAGGGCTTTAGCAACGCCAGGCAGGTCGTAGCGCGCGACATCATGGAACTGCGTCGAGTCTACCCCGATATTCCAAAAAGCGCGCTGCGGGAGATAATTGACATGAACAAGAGCATGTATCCAGGAGCCATGACGAAGCAATGA